A single region of the Plantactinospora soyae genome encodes:
- a CDS encoding chorismate mutase, with amino-acid sequence MATEVAEQPVESTGAGIQTGTSEPDAAQHILGLRERINEIDHELIALWQERAALSQQVGRTRMASGGTRLVLSREREILDRFREALGADGTQLALLLLRAGRGPL; translated from the coding sequence ATGGCGACAGAGGTCGCGGAGCAGCCCGTCGAGTCGACCGGCGCCGGCATCCAGACCGGGACGAGCGAGCCGGACGCCGCACAGCACATTCTCGGGCTGCGGGAGCGGATCAACGAGATCGACCACGAACTGATCGCCCTCTGGCAGGAGCGTGCCGCCCTGTCCCAGCAGGTCGGCAGGACCCGGATGGCCTCCGGTGGCACCCGACTCGTACTGTCCCGCGAGCGCGAGATCCTGGACCGGTTCCGCGAGGCGCTGGGCGCGGACGGCACCCAGCTCGCCCTCCTGCTGCTGCGGGCCGGTCGCGGCCCGCTCTGA
- a CDS encoding ABC transporter ATP-binding protein, which produces MSQPEAKDVVLETNSLVKHFPITRGIVLQTQIGAVRAVDGVDLKLRRGETLGVVGESGCGKSTLAKLLVGLEKPTSGSINVRGQDMTRLRGTELRRARRNIQMVLQDPYTSLNPRMTVGDIIGEPFDIHTEVVPRGERKQRVRELLDLVGLNPEHINRYPHQFSGGQRQRIGIARALALKPEIIVCDEPVSALDVSIQAQVINLLERLQDELGLSYIFIAHDLSVVRHIADRVAVMYLGKIVEIGVEDEIYERPTHPYTQALLSAVPVPDPTLRGQRDQIVLEGDVPSPANPPSGCRFRTRCWKAQDICAEQEPALTTRESSAHPSACHFAEVRDVVHAVE; this is translated from the coding sequence ATGAGCCAGCCGGAAGCTAAGGATGTGGTGCTGGAGACCAACAGTCTGGTCAAGCACTTCCCGATCACCCGGGGCATCGTCCTGCAGACGCAGATCGGTGCGGTACGCGCGGTTGACGGCGTCGACCTGAAGCTGCGCCGGGGCGAGACCCTCGGCGTGGTGGGGGAGTCGGGCTGTGGCAAGTCGACGCTCGCGAAGCTGCTGGTCGGGCTGGAGAAGCCGACCAGCGGCTCGATCAACGTGCGTGGGCAGGACATGACCCGGCTGCGCGGCACCGAGTTGCGGCGGGCCCGCCGCAACATCCAGATGGTGTTGCAGGACCCGTACACCTCGTTGAACCCCCGGATGACGGTCGGCGACATCATCGGCGAGCCGTTCGACATCCACACCGAGGTCGTGCCGCGGGGCGAGCGGAAGCAGCGGGTCCGGGAGCTGCTGGACCTGGTCGGGTTGAATCCGGAGCACATCAACCGGTATCCGCACCAGTTCTCGGGTGGTCAGCGGCAGCGGATCGGGATCGCCCGGGCGTTGGCGCTCAAGCCGGAGATCATCGTCTGTGACGAGCCGGTGTCGGCGTTGGACGTGTCGATCCAGGCGCAGGTGATCAACCTGTTGGAGCGGCTCCAGGACGAGTTGGGACTGTCGTACATCTTCATCGCGCACGACCTGTCGGTGGTTCGGCACATCGCCGACCGGGTCGCGGTGATGTACCTCGGCAAGATCGTGGAGATCGGGGTCGAGGACGAGATTTACGAGCGGCCGACGCATCCGTACACCCAGGCTCTGCTCTCCGCGGTGCCGGTGCCGGACCCGACGCTGCGCGGGCAGCGGGACCAGATCGTCCTGGAGGGCGACGTCCCGTCGCCGGCCAACCCGCCGTCGGGTTGTCGGTTCCGGACCCGGTGCTGGAAGGCGCAGGACATCTGCGCCGAGCAGGAGCCGGCGCTGACGACGCGGGAGAGTTCCGCGCATCCGAGCGCCTGCCACTTCGCCGAGGTGCGGGACGTGGTACACGCGGTCGAGTAG
- a CDS encoding ABC transporter ATP-binding protein codes for MTDIKAEIDVLPGLDSSARLLDVENLHVEFRTQAGVARAINGVDLHLDPGETLAILGESGCGKSVTAQAIMGILDSPPGFVTEGAIRYRGVDLLKLPEEQRRKVRANHIAMIFQDALSALNPVFSVGFQLAELFRVHRGTSRQEARRRSIELLDLVKIPAARQRINDYPHQFSGGMRQRVMIAMALALDPKVLIADEPTTALDVTVQAQIMNLLAELRRERNMGLILITHDMGVVADVADRISVMYAGKVVEEAPVLDIYARPAHPYTKALLESIPRLDMKGQQLNVIKGLPPNLLRIPAGCPFHPRCAYARDECRADPPPQQYDVAPARTARCHFWTEVVGDEPAGS; via the coding sequence ATGACCGATATCAAAGCCGAGATCGACGTCCTGCCCGGACTGGATTCCAGTGCCCGGTTGCTGGATGTCGAGAATCTGCACGTCGAATTCCGTACCCAGGCCGGCGTGGCCCGGGCGATCAACGGGGTGGACCTCCACCTCGATCCCGGTGAGACGCTGGCGATCCTGGGCGAGTCCGGATGTGGCAAGTCGGTCACGGCCCAGGCCATCATGGGCATCCTCGACTCGCCACCCGGATTCGTCACCGAGGGCGCCATCCGGTACCGGGGTGTCGACCTGCTGAAGCTGCCGGAGGAGCAGCGCCGCAAGGTGCGGGCCAACCACATCGCGATGATCTTCCAGGACGCGCTCTCCGCGCTGAACCCGGTCTTCTCGGTGGGCTTCCAGCTCGCCGAGCTGTTCCGGGTCCACCGTGGAACGTCCCGGCAGGAGGCGCGACGGCGGTCGATCGAGCTGCTCGACCTGGTCAAGATCCCCGCCGCCAGGCAGCGGATCAACGACTATCCGCACCAGTTCTCCGGCGGTATGCGGCAGCGCGTCATGATCGCGATGGCGCTGGCGCTGGATCCCAAGGTGCTGATCGCGGACGAGCCGACCACGGCGCTCGACGTCACGGTCCAGGCGCAGATCATGAACCTGCTCGCCGAACTGCGGCGGGAACGGAACATGGGCCTGATCCTGATCACGCACGACATGGGCGTGGTCGCCGACGTCGCCGACCGGATCTCGGTGATGTACGCCGGCAAGGTGGTCGAGGAGGCGCCGGTCCTGGACATCTACGCCCGGCCGGCACATCCGTACACCAAGGCTCTGCTGGAGTCGATTCCGCGGCTGGACATGAAGGGCCAGCAGCTCAACGTGATCAAGGGTCTGCCGCCGAACCTGCTCCGGATCCCGGCCGGTTGCCCGTTCCATCCGCGCTGCGCGTACGCCCGGGATGAGTGCCGGGCCGACCCGCCGCCGCAGCAGTACGACGTGGCGCCGGCCCGGACCGCGCGTTGCCATTTCTGGACGGAGGTGGTGGGCGATGAGCCAGCCGGAAGCTAA
- a CDS encoding ABC transporter permease, which produces MSNIESVTQAEVPTAAGVPVSPDSGHEKPRSLTGDAWDDLRRNWIFWTAAVLVVLVVLMSAFPGLFMSSDPEACALARQHRGPSGNAFFGYDFQGCDVYARTVYGARNSVLISLIATTIAGLIGLIVGMAAGYFGGWVDALLARGIDIVLGIPTLLAAIVLARRLSSDPNDSGFWAVALTLGFITWTTGARIMRSSVISAKNQDYVAAARMLGAGPGRLMIRHILPNAAAPFVVVLTILLGVNIATEATLTFLGVGLKGDAISWGIAISESAPYVTETARPLVWPSVFLALTVLAFIMLGDAIRDAFDPRLR; this is translated from the coding sequence ATGAGCAACATCGAATCTGTAACCCAGGCCGAGGTTCCCACGGCCGCCGGCGTGCCCGTGTCGCCCGACAGTGGGCACGAGAAGCCGCGCAGCCTCACCGGGGACGCCTGGGACGACCTGCGGCGCAACTGGATCTTCTGGACGGCTGCCGTCCTGGTGGTGCTGGTGGTCCTCATGTCGGCGTTCCCCGGCCTGTTCATGTCGAGCGATCCGGAAGCCTGTGCCCTGGCCCGCCAGCACAGGGGCCCGAGTGGCAACGCGTTCTTCGGATACGACTTCCAGGGCTGCGACGTCTACGCCCGCACCGTCTACGGTGCCCGTAACTCGGTGCTGATCAGCCTGATCGCCACCACCATCGCCGGCCTGATCGGGCTGATCGTCGGCATGGCGGCGGGCTACTTCGGTGGCTGGGTGGACGCGCTGCTGGCCCGTGGTATCGACATCGTGCTGGGTATCCCCACCCTGCTCGCCGCGATCGTGCTCGCCCGCCGGCTCTCCTCCGACCCGAACGACTCCGGCTTCTGGGCCGTGGCGCTCACCCTGGGCTTCATCACCTGGACCACCGGTGCCCGGATCATGCGGTCGTCGGTCATCTCGGCCAAGAACCAGGACTACGTCGCGGCGGCCCGGATGCTCGGTGCCGGCCCCGGCCGGCTGATGATCCGGCACATCCTGCCGAACGCCGCCGCGCCGTTCGTGGTGGTACTGACCATCCTGCTGGGCGTCAACATCGCCACCGAGGCCACACTGACGTTCCTCGGTGTGGGTCTCAAGGGCGACGCGATCTCGTGGGGCATCGCCATCTCCGAGTCGGCGCCGTACGTGACGGAGACCGCCCGACCACTGGTCTGGCCGTCGGTCTTCCTGGCGCTGACCGTGCTGGCGTTCATCATGCTCGGCGACGCGATCCGCGACGCCTTCGACCCGAGGCTGCGGTGA
- a CDS encoding ABC transporter permease encodes MFRYFVRRLLQGVLTFFGATFIVYALMFANQSDPLQALAGERPLPENVRQALTERYHLDDPFILQYGHYMKGLLTGDFGISLTNRPIVEMMEQAWPVTIRLALFSIIIAVLVAVTAGIVSGIRRGGVFDTTTLVITLLLLSMPIVVLAPLAQLIFGMRLQWVPATAGADSGMFALVLPAFVLSSLVIATQLRVTRASVAENLRSDYVRTARAKGLANRRVIGVHVLRNSLIPVVTLIGVDLGNLMAGAIVTEGVFNIPGVGFMLVRGIRTEDGPLVVGFVSILVIVFLVVNLVVDLLYAVLDPRIRYA; translated from the coding sequence ATGTTCCGCTACTTCGTGCGGCGCCTGCTGCAAGGGGTCCTGACGTTTTTCGGGGCCACCTTCATCGTGTACGCGCTGATGTTCGCCAACCAGAGCGACCCGCTCCAGGCATTGGCAGGTGAGCGACCACTTCCGGAGAACGTCCGGCAGGCGCTTACCGAAAGATATCACCTCGACGACCCGTTTATCCTCCAATATGGCCATTACATGAAGGGCCTCCTGACCGGCGACTTCGGCATCTCGCTGACCAACCGGCCCATCGTGGAGATGATGGAACAGGCCTGGCCGGTGACCATCCGGCTGGCCCTCTTCTCGATCATCATCGCGGTGCTCGTCGCCGTGACCGCCGGCATCGTCTCCGGCATCCGCCGTGGCGGCGTCTTCGACACCACCACGCTGGTCATCACCCTGCTGCTGCTCTCGATGCCGATCGTCGTACTGGCGCCGCTGGCGCAGCTCATCTTCGGCATGCGGTTGCAGTGGGTTCCGGCCACGGCCGGCGCCGATTCAGGAATGTTCGCACTCGTGCTGCCGGCGTTCGTACTGAGCAGTTTGGTGATCGCCACCCAGCTCCGGGTCACCCGGGCCTCGGTGGCGGAGAACCTGCGATCGGACTACGTCCGTACCGCCCGGGCCAAGGGCCTCGCCAACCGGCGGGTGATCGGCGTACACGTGCTGCGTAACTCGCTGATCCCGGTCGTGACCCTGATCGGTGTGGACCTCGGCAACCTGATGGCCGGGGCGATCGTCACCGAGGGCGTCTTCAATATCCCCGGCGTCGGGTTCATGCTGGTGCGTGGGATCCGTACGGAGGACGGCCCGCTCGTCGTCGGCTTCGTCAGCATCCTGGTGATCGTCTTCCTGGTGGTCAACCTGGTGGTCGATCTGTTGTACGCGGTACTCGACCCGAGGATCCGCTATGCGTGA
- a CDS encoding peptide ABC transporter substrate-binding protein — MRGQFPLKMAVGATAIMLLAAGCGGGADETEAADAVISIGIGEPQHLIPSNATESNGAEVLAALFSPLVDFDADNKPYLVAAESVESTDNKVWTIKLKDGYTFHNGEKVGADNYINAWNHAAYGPNGNGGSYFLERVEGYKDLQSKDPDGEGPQKAPDPAAKTLTGLKKVDELTFTVTLSEPFSGWRSVMGYTTFYPLPAAAWQSEGVLKEDFEQAPIGNGPFKMKGKWEHDAKIEVEAYDAFPGDKPKVGGVNYRIFQEQTAQYAELMGGGLDVVTQIPIENLASAPTDLGDRFKTSPNSVFQFVGFPTFQQDFAKVEVRKAISMAINREEITTSIFRGSQTPATSFVSPAVAGFRENSCGEACTYDPAKAKTAYEAAGGPKQIKITYNADGGHKAWVDATCNQLKANLGVDCVGTGEPKFADLLTKVEAKEPVGLIRLGWIMDYPLMENYLGPLYGTGGSSNYYGYSNPEFDALVKQGSAAPTQEEAIKLWQQAEDILARDMPVIPLRLGQNVFGHSERVKNVEVDKFQKVEILKIEATS, encoded by the coding sequence ATGCGCGGGCAATTCCCGTTAAAGATGGCGGTCGGCGCGACCGCCATAATGTTGTTGGCGGCAGGCTGCGGTGGCGGCGCCGATGAGACCGAGGCCGCTGACGCGGTGATCTCGATCGGCATCGGCGAGCCCCAGCACCTGATCCCCAGCAACGCGACCGAGTCCAACGGTGCCGAGGTGCTTGCTGCGCTCTTCAGCCCGCTCGTCGACTTCGACGCCGACAACAAGCCGTACCTGGTTGCCGCCGAATCGGTGGAGTCGACGGACAACAAGGTCTGGACGATCAAGCTGAAGGACGGCTACACCTTCCACAACGGCGAGAAGGTCGGCGCCGACAACTACATCAACGCCTGGAACCACGCGGCGTACGGCCCGAACGGCAACGGCGGCTCGTACTTCCTGGAGCGGGTCGAGGGCTACAAGGACCTGCAGTCCAAGGACCCGGACGGCGAAGGCCCGCAGAAGGCTCCGGACCCGGCGGCGAAGACCCTCACCGGTCTGAAGAAGGTCGACGAACTGACCTTCACGGTGACGCTGAGCGAGCCGTTCTCCGGCTGGCGTTCGGTCATGGGCTACACCACCTTCTACCCGCTGCCGGCTGCGGCGTGGCAGTCCGAGGGTGTGCTCAAGGAGGACTTCGAGCAGGCTCCGATCGGCAACGGCCCCTTCAAGATGAAGGGCAAGTGGGAGCACGACGCGAAGATCGAGGTCGAGGCGTACGACGCCTTCCCGGGTGACAAGCCGAAGGTCGGTGGCGTCAACTACCGCATCTTCCAGGAGCAGACGGCCCAGTACGCCGAGCTGATGGGCGGCGGCCTGGACGTCGTCACCCAGATCCCGATCGAGAACCTGGCCAGCGCGCCGACCGATCTGGGCGACCGCTTCAAGACCAGCCCGAACTCCGTCTTCCAGTTCGTCGGATTCCCGACGTTCCAGCAGGACTTCGCAAAGGTCGAGGTGCGTAAGGCGATCTCCATGGCGATCAACCGCGAGGAGATCACCACCAGCATCTTCCGGGGTTCGCAGACCCCGGCGACGTCCTTCGTCTCTCCGGCGGTGGCCGGCTTCCGCGAGAACAGCTGCGGCGAGGCCTGCACCTACGACCCGGCCAAGGCGAAGACGGCGTACGAGGCCGCCGGTGGCCCGAAGCAGATCAAGATCACGTACAACGCCGATGGTGGGCACAAGGCGTGGGTCGACGCGACCTGCAACCAGCTGAAGGCCAACCTGGGCGTGGACTGCGTCGGTACCGGTGAGCCGAAGTTCGCCGACCTGCTGACCAAGGTCGAGGCCAAGGAGCCGGTGGGCCTGATCCGGCTCGGCTGGATCATGGACTACCCGCTGATGGAGAACTACCTGGGCCCGCTGTACGGCACCGGCGGTTCGTCGAACTACTACGGTTACAGCAACCCGGAGTTCGACGCCCTGGTCAAGCAGGGTTCGGCCGCGCCGACCCAGGAAGAGGCCATCAAGCTCTGGCAGCAGGCCGAGGACATCCTGGCCCGCGACATGCCGGTCATCCCGCTGCGACTCGGCCAGAACGTCTTCGGTCACTCCGAGCGGGTGAAGAACGTCGAGGTCGACAAGTTCCAGAAGGTCGAGATCCTGAAGATCGAGGCCACGAGCTGA
- a CDS encoding response regulator, whose translation MVETTEPAQDGTPEPRRLRVFLVDDHAMFRAGVRAELGAHVEVIGEASTVAEAVSRIAATEPDVVLLDVHMPDGGGRAVLEAVRRTRPEVRFLALSVSDAAEDVIGLIRAGARGYVTKTISPDELTAAIRRVADGDAVFSPRLAGFVLDSFASRPDAPVADPELDQLTNREREVLRLLARGYAYKEIAKELFISIKTVETHVSNVLRKLQMSNRYELSRWAADRRLV comes from the coding sequence ATGGTCGAGACGACGGAGCCGGCGCAGGACGGCACGCCCGAGCCACGGCGGCTGCGGGTGTTCCTCGTCGACGATCACGCGATGTTCCGGGCCGGCGTACGGGCCGAGCTGGGCGCGCACGTCGAGGTGATCGGCGAGGCCAGTACGGTCGCCGAGGCGGTCAGCCGGATCGCGGCCACCGAGCCGGACGTGGTGCTGCTCGACGTGCACATGCCCGACGGGGGTGGCCGGGCGGTGCTGGAGGCGGTCCGGCGTACCCGGCCGGAGGTCCGGTTCCTGGCGCTCAGCGTCTCGGACGCGGCCGAGGACGTGATCGGGCTGATCAGGGCCGGTGCCCGGGGGTACGTCACCAAGACGATCTCGCCCGACGAGCTGACCGCCGCGATCCGCCGGGTCGCCGACGGCGACGCGGTCTTCAGCCCCCGGCTGGCCGGGTTCGTGCTGGACTCCTTCGCCTCGCGGCCGGACGCCCCGGTCGCCGACCCGGAGCTGGACCAGCTCACCAACCGGGAGCGGGAGGTGCTCCGGCTGCTCGCCCGGGGGTACGCCTACAAGGAGATCGCCAAGGAGCTGTTCATCTCCATCAAGACCGTGGAGACGCACGTGTCGAACGTGTTGCGCAAGCTCCAGATGTCCAACCGGTACGAGCTGTCCCGCTGGGCCGCCGACCGCCGTCTGGTCTGA